The stretch of DNA GCGCGTGGTGTCGGCGGCCTGGGCCCGTCGTTCGGGTTTGAGCTGCTGCGCCGCAACGGGCCTGGCCAGTCCTACCCCTAGCATCACAACCCCTACTACTGCTTCTGGTCGCACACCGCGTAGTATTTGCTTCATTTAAAGGCGTTATCGGTAATAATTTATTCCGGCTTTCTACTGCCTGAGTGCAAGCAGAAACAAATTGAATGTCGTTATATTTTGTAAAACATAACGACATTCAAGTCGAATAGTTTTGCCCATGTGGTCATCTCTCCTCAGCTCCACTATAGTATCCGGGTGGCTTCGGCCTGCATAAATGCCTGAAACCGCTCCTGCAGGGCCCTGAACTCCTCAATCATACGCTGGCCCTCTGGCGTAATTTCGGTGCCGCCCCCTCGCTTACCGCCAGTTTGGGTGAGCACGAGTGGACTGGCAGACTGCGCATTCATAGAGCTTACCAGAT from Hymenobacter taeanensis encodes:
- a CDS encoding winged helix-turn-helix domain-containing protein is translated as MKDLLRTDLTFRLNGRLWVETNDDRFMGIGRLELLAQIQKQGSISKAAQQMGMSYKRAWDLVSSMNAQSASPLVLTQTGGKRGGGTEITPEGQRMIEEFRALQERFQAFMQAEATRIL